The Verrucomicrobiota bacterium JB022 DNA segment CACCAAAACGACCTTACGCTGCACGTCTATGGCACCAAGGGGGCGGTGCGGCTCGATCAGGCCAAGTCGCCGCTGGAGTATCACGTGTGTCTGGGGGAGAACGTGGACAAGTTTGAATGGGAGACGGTTTCCGCCCCGAAGACGCCCAACAACTACTTCCGCTTCATCCAGAGCATCATGACGCGCGAGCAGGACCAGCCCGACTTCGCACGCGGAGCCGAGATCCAGAAGGTGCTCGATGCCTGCTTTGTCAGCAGCGAGCAACAAGCCTCCATCACCCTTGACTGATTTTTCCACATGGCCCACCCAAACCATCAGGACATCCGCCTCGGCACCCTCGCGCCCGGTCGCGGCAACCCAGCCTCGTATATCCGCCAGATCCTGCCGCATGGCTTCGAGTGCTTTCAGCTCACCTTTGGCGGCAACGTAGAGGGGCTCGACCTCGGTCGTATCGCGCATGAGGTGAGGGAGGCGCTGGACGGCACGGGCGCGTTTATCTCGGGCATCGGTGTCTACGCCAACCCGCTGGGCGACCGCGAGGAAGACACGCAGACCCGCCGGGCGTGGGAGCTGTTGATCGATCACGCGGAGGCTTTCGGCTGCTCGCTGGTCTGCGGTTTCACGGGCCGCGTGCGGGGCAAGCCGATCCCGGAGTCCATCGGGCGCTATCAGGAGGTATTTGGTCCGCTGGCCGACCGCGCGGGCAGTAAGCGCGTGCGCCTCGCATTCGAGAACTGCCCGATGGGCGGCACCTGGCAGACGGGCGACTTCAACATCGCGCACAACCCCGACGCCTGGGCCCTGATGTTTGAGGCGCTGCCGCACGACAATATCGGCCTCGAGTGGGAGCCCTGCCACCAGATGACCCAGTTGATCGACCCGCTGCCGCAGATCCGCGAGTGGGGTCACAAGTTTTTCCACTTGCACGGCAAGGACGCCACCACCCGTTGGGATCTCGTGAAAAAGCACGGTGCCTACGGCAAGGAGCGCGTCGTCCACCACCGCACGCCCGGCTTTGGCGACAGCAACTGGACCGACGTGATCAGCGAGCTGCGTATGATCGGCTACACCGGCACGATCGACATCGAGGGCTGGCACGACCCCGTCTATCGCGACGAGCTGGAGATGACGGGCCAGGTCCACAGCCTCCACTACCTCAAGCACTGCCGGGGCGGGGCCTTCATCGCCAACCCGCAAGTGTGACCACTTGCACGTAGCGGCTTGAAAAATGGGCCTGATGGGCGAGGTTTAGGCGCACCTGTCAACCTCCGCCTCTACTGCCCCATGTCTACGCTTATCAATCGCCGCGATGCCCTGCGTTGGGGCCTCGGCCTCTCGGGCGCCTTTGCCCTTTCCAATCTCGTCTCCGCCGCGCCGCCCAAGGCCTCCCAGGAGGGGCGCGATGCCAACGGCGCGGGCATTTACCACCGCCCGCTGGGAGAGTTCAGCCTCTGGACGGTGTCCGACGGCTTTGGCGCGTTTCCGGTCTACCCGACCTTTGGCGGTCGCACCGGCAGCAAGGATGCTGTGCTCGAAGCGGCCCGCCGCTGGCACCTTTCCGACCCCGTCTACAACAACTTCATGATGCTGGTGGTGCGCACGCCCGACGCCCTCGTGCTGATCGACACCGGCAACGGCGAGGGCAGGGGAGAGAACAGCGGCAAGCTGCTCGCCCGCCTCAAGCAGCTCGGTTTTGCGCCCAAAGACTTTACGCACGTCATCATCACCCATGCGCACCCGGACCACCTGTGGGGTGCGGTGAGCAAGGGCAAGAGCGTCTTCTCGGAGGCGAAATACTTTATCGGGCAGGCGGAAATGCGCTTCTGGAACCGTAGCGACGCCGAGATCCGACAGGCGCCGGAGCAGATGCGCGGCATGCTCACCACCACGCGCGACGCATTGCGCGTGCTCGAGCCGCAGGTCAAGCAGGTGAAAGACGGCGAAGAAGTGCTGCCCGGCTTCACGATGCTGGATATGCCGGGTCACACGCCCGGGCACATGGGCGTCCAGATCCGCAGCGGCGGCGAAACGCTCTACCATGTGGCCGACATCGCCAATCAGGTGCGCCTGCTCTTCGAACACCCAGAGTGGGACTTCAGCTACGACAACGATCCCGAGCAGGCGACTGCCACGCGTCGTCGGGTGCTGGGCCGTATCGCGGAGGAGCGTGCGCTGATCTTCGGCACACATTATACCTTCCCCGGCTTCGGCTACGTCAACCAGACGGGCGAAGGCTTCGAGTATATCCCCGAGCCGATCCAGTTTGGGGGCTGGTAAGCGTAACCCCCTTACAAATCCACTTCCCTAAACTGCGGCTTCTTCGGTGTTGGCGAAGGCGAAGCGCAGCATCACGTCGCCGCCGAGCGTCTCGGTGCGCTGGCGGGCGTGCTCCATGTGGGCGCGGCAGCAGCTTTCGAGGTCGGGGAAATCGAGGGAAAGGCGGTATTGCTGACGATACTGGTATTGGCGCCCCTCGGCGGTCACCCGAATGCGCTGCTCCAGCCACTGGCGCAGGGGAGTAATGGGGGCGTTGCTCTTGGCCTTGGCCAGTAGGCGGAAGTAACACTGCACGCACTTGCCCGGCGTCTGCGGGTGCAGGATGGCCTCGCGAAAATCGAGCGCATCATCCGCCGCCATGCGGTTGGCGCGGACGATGGCGGCCAGAGAAGATTCGAGCTGTTCCAGTTCTGCGTTACCGACATTCATGGTCTCAATGCACGATATTGAGACCGATTTGCAGGAGTGGGGCAAGAAAAAACCGCCTATGCACGTAAATGCAATAGGCGGCGAAAGTTAAGCGGCTAGCCGCGAACGGCTTAGGCCTTCGGCTCGAACTCGCCGCACCAGTCGTTGCTGGCCGTCACTGGGAACTTGGCTTCGAAGGTGGTATTGTCGTCCACCTTAAAGGCCACGGAGCGAGGCGCATAGCGTCGGCATTCGCCTTCGCCGGATTGGAG contains these protein-coding regions:
- a CDS encoding sugar phosphate isomerase/epimerase, which gives rise to MAHPNHQDIRLGTLAPGRGNPASYIRQILPHGFECFQLTFGGNVEGLDLGRIAHEVREALDGTGAFISGIGVYANPLGDREEDTQTRRAWELLIDHAEAFGCSLVCGFTGRVRGKPIPESIGRYQEVFGPLADRAGSKRVRLAFENCPMGGTWQTGDFNIAHNPDAWALMFEALPHDNIGLEWEPCHQMTQLIDPLPQIREWGHKFFHLHGKDATTRWDLVKKHGAYGKERVVHHRTPGFGDSNWTDVISELRMIGYTGTIDIEGWHDPVYRDELEMTGQVHSLHYLKHCRGGAFIANPQV
- a CDS encoding MBL fold metallo-hydrolase gives rise to the protein MSTLINRRDALRWGLGLSGAFALSNLVSAAPPKASQEGRDANGAGIYHRPLGEFSLWTVSDGFGAFPVYPTFGGRTGSKDAVLEAARRWHLSDPVYNNFMMLVVRTPDALVLIDTGNGEGRGENSGKLLARLKQLGFAPKDFTHVIITHAHPDHLWGAVSKGKSVFSEAKYFIGQAEMRFWNRSDAEIRQAPEQMRGMLTTTRDALRVLEPQVKQVKDGEEVLPGFTMLDMPGHTPGHMGVQIRSGGETLYHVADIANQVRLLFEHPEWDFSYDNDPEQATATRRRVLGRIAEERALIFGTHYTFPGFGYVNQTGEGFEYIPEPIQFGGW